In Nematostella vectensis chromosome 3, jaNemVect1.1, whole genome shotgun sequence, the genomic window TTGGTACGTGTATCAGACAATTTTCCGGCTGGCAGAGTTAGGGTTAGCGGGGACGGTACTGTACGCGATTTCGTCACACGTTGCAAGGAATACTAAAGGAGTCGCAAGTCGCATAAGAGAATGGTTGGGTAAGATATCTTCCCGAGAGAAGGCAACAATGTCGGAGGCGCAAGTTGGCCAGGAAGATGCCGGCTGTGACAATGCCGAGAATAAGGGATATGAACAGAGTCAATGACTTCTAATGCCTCGTTCAAACAGCGCCAGTATTGTCCAGCATTGCTAAGCTGCCACGAAAATGGTAAAACTGTTAAAATTAACCTTTGAAACTTTATCTAACAGGCAGTTGGTTGCTTACCCTGGTTTCAGAGCATCGAACGTCTCTATTTAGTGGAGGTTGAGgtctcaacctcgctggccactaaatagagacgttcgaggctctggaacaaTGGTATTGGTTGCTTAAACTCCAGTAACTTCGCCTTTTAAGGGGATATACGTAACGAGTTTTCCATGGGCCACGATATTCCACGGGGAACTGAATGTTAGCGGAAAACTAAATGCACAAATGATTTGTAGCCGCTTTTATTGGGGTTAATTGAACAGCCCTATCGATAAAAACGAGAGGGCGTCGTGGTTAAACAGTAAAATACTTTTAAATGGGCATATAGCAATGCTTTGTGTTTTCTTCAACAGTACTGGCGCTATTTGTACGAGGCAACAGAAATTTAACAAATAATTTCAGAACACAACTTAAACAAATTGTTTACATATCATTTTAGAATAGTAAACTTTAATAAAGTATTCACCAGTGAATAGAGcaaataaaattataatcAATTAAGTGGTTGCCAACTTGACATTATTTATAGCTGCTATATTTACATATCTCAAGAAAGGACCAATGAAGTTAACAAATTAAACGCAACGATTGCTCGGAGGTGCGAAGACGATAAACACCCAGTACCCCTAGTCGATAAATATTCTACTCTGAATCAGTCTTTGGTCCATTGTCAATAGCTGCGGCCTTGTCTTGTAACTTTACTGTGTCTTCCTTCATTTCTGACTTTGCGTTTTCCACGTCCTCGTCCGTGACCTTGACCCAAGAGTCTCGCTCACTCTCCTTCTCCTCGCTGCTTTCATCGCCCTTAGTGTTAGTTTGATCCTCCCCAGTACCTCCCGGTTCACCTTCTCCCCCTCCCTTGGTCTCGCCCTGACTCGTCTCCTTGGCAACGTACTCGTACGTGTAAAGAGGTACAAATGATTCTAGGAAGCCGCATTCCTCGGTCAGGTTCGGAAGGAGCCAGAATTTGTGTCGGCCGCCGCTTATCAGCCAAAGTATGCCGAAGATGATGTAACGCACTACAGACAAGCAAAATCATTCAAGTTTACTTTGTTCAGATGTTCAAAGAATAGTAAGAAAGTTACCAGAAAAACACTACGGTAAATCTGACGTTGACCGTTCTTTTTTAGGTTTGGTTATTTGGTTTAATGAAGGTTAAATGGTTTAAGAGTTTATTGAGTCTGTTATCTTTGACAACATACATTACACTTATTAGTTTGACAATGTTCGAACGTGAGCCGAAAAATCACTCTTCTGTTTGTGGGAATCAAGGAGGAGATAACTGATAACTTGTATGTTTTTTGTCTCTTAACCCTTACTATTTTCTAAACGTTCCATGCTGAGAGTTTGTACTTACAGTACATACTGCTACAGTGTAAGACTTTACCCTTCCCATTTGCACTGAAATATGTCATGGTGGAAAAAACTCTCCCGACTAATAGAAAGACTATGATTGAGAATTTGAGTACTTACAGACTGCTAAGACCAGGATCATGCCAATGCCAGCAGCAGCAATGACACTGATATACCACACATACTCTCTTACATTGGTTGGCCAGAGGGGGAACATACAGATAGCGATGGTGGCGATTACTAGAGCAAGGATAGAAAGCACAAGAATCTTTACAATGGTGCATTTTGCTTTCTATGAGTAATTTCTTTTATATCAAGGAGAAGCTTACTGCTATAAGTAATTGGTAGAAGATACTAGTTAGCCTTTTAGTATTTATTTGAGATGATACAGTATCTGTCAATAAACTCACCCACTACGATGCCCATGGCAAATGTTTTAGGGTGAACAGGATCATATATCCAAACATAGGCCTGTGTGAGGAAATGGCACAAACATCAGCTAAGATTATGGAAGACTATCATTAGAAAAATTCAAGATTAATGATCGTCGTGAGACAACAAAAGTGCATATGTTAAATTTATCCACATGCTGAAAGAAGAATTTGGTAGTGCACACTGCAATTTTGTGTGTGCAAGGTCATTGAATCCCAGAAAATTTCATATCCAAAAATACCcaggataaaaaaattaaaatttaccAAAAATTATTTGGTATTTGGCACAATTTGAACATCACTTTCCAAAAGAAGGAGGCTTTATTCTAGCAATTCTagtaaaaagttaaaaaaataccccctGAATCCTAGCTGTGTTTccctttgttttttgtttgtttttgttttccataTTCAATAGCCAGTCTACAAAAAGCCATGAGTAcctcatcatcagcatcaaaAAAGATTTGCTCCTCATGTAACTCAAGTTTGACCTTGACCTGTAACATAAAACAGTCAGCATTCTCTTAAACACAAGCCACAACATTAAAATagttaatgaaaaccaagAATACTCTGCAATtacctttcttttcttctttccttCTTCAGTTTTACTCTCTGAATCctttgagaaaaaaacacacagcaAACTAAGCAAAAGATAATGTATGTACATAGTGCTCTGTTTAGTTTGTACGAGCtacaaaaaaatcattttttatcaaaaatgaaaacatgCTGGTTTGAAGTGAGTAGTATTGACATACTTTTTTAGTCTCTTCTACCACATCCTGAGCATCATCCTGTTGTTTGGTGGATTATTAGTAATAAATAGTTAGCTGGTAAGAGTGGGTAAGGATCAGTTATAGCAGAGTGAGCCATTTATCACAGCTAAGTTGTTAGTAGTGGTTAAAGTAGGTTTCACTAGCAGTAGATATAGGGATGTAATAAGTTGAGAATGATTTTTGAATCAGTTGAACAGCTTGCCTTTAAAAAGCCCAGTGACCGCAAATCCATACCCTCTACAAGTAGATCCACCTTTGACTGTATAAACTGTGCACGGTATTAGTTATTCATGTTTAGTTATTTTGAAGAGATCTTTCGTAATAGTGTAAGAGTTTTTGGACAATAGTCAAATAGTCCagaaaataaagacaacaGCACATGTTACAGTTTAGGTAAAAATACTGTATCTACTCTCATGAAAGGATGAGAACTGTCTTCTCACCTTTTGCATTGCATATCAGCCAAGATAGacattacagtacattatCCACACCCTATGAGATTATGATAACAACTAAACATGATACTCTACTGAAAAGATGAGAACTGTCTTCTCACCTTCTTTGTGTCCTCTGTCTTTTCACTTTTCtcctttttctctttcttctttttcccCTCCCCGTCTGACTTTTCTTTTGCTTTCTCTTTGTCCTTGTCcacttttttcttcttaatgCGCAAAACCCGACTGAAGAGTCCCTTGGTAAGAAGCCTGTGAACAAATCAAAGTTAGCTATTAATGAGAAATGTTAGGTCAGTATTTCCAAGACCTCAATCAGGGTTTATCATGATATGGAcccagctggtaaataacatgATATTCTCATTGATAGCATTATGAATATGTATTGACTTTTCTCCAGGCAATTCATTTGATCTCAGCAACTTTTGTAATGTAGATGTGCTAAAATACTGATGAATCAGAATGTATCTAATAAGTGCATCTAGCCTGATGAAGGAAAGAGTTTACCCAGCAAGCGCAATAAATAATACTTGCAACTGTGTGATCTTTGATAACCAGGCACAGTTGCACCCAGAGCAGACAAGCAATTTGATTGCACTGTAATCTATAGATAAGAgttagaaagaaaaagaaactctAACAAGCTCAAGCAAATTGATTTCTAAGAAAACAGCCACGATCAACTCATGTGTAGTATGAAACAACTTTTTAAAAGACCATTCCATATCAGTTTGACAAATAATCCTGAAAGGTGTAAACCAATTGCTCTGAAGAGTCTCTCAACACTGAGTCCCATATACAAGTCCTGATTCCTAGGTATGTTGTGTTAGTCTATTTATTTATCGATTAAGAGGCTTCCTCCACACTTATATAAAGaaatacaacaataaacataaaaaGAGTAAGTGAAGAGATGGGAAAGTTCCTGCCTTTGCTCCAAAGGTTTTTCCCTGCCTTCTCCAGTTTTCCTTCctccacaaaaaaaacacaataattTTGGCCTAAAATGTGTTCCATGGTCACACATGAGTTGCAGACAGCTGCCTGAGGAACCATTCATGCTTTAGACTTAACATGTGCTCTCTCCATCTAGAATTCCAGCTACAATGAGATTGAAGAGCTCccaaaatttttatttatttatttaagcaTTCTAGCGACGCTGATTGAGTGTAGTACCAGGGGAACTTTTTCTTTGCCTAGTCATCATAAATGCTTAGAGTGAACAGTGAAGCATGGGTCAGATGAGGGTTGATAGTCAAGCAAAGTGCTGCATTTTTTCTCACCTGTCAAGGTACAGTGCACAAGACTCTCTTGTTGTGAATATTATATCTGTCTTCCCCTTGCCAGATGCCCAGTTGGAGTCTAGAAGGCAGTCCACAGCTTTGCAAcctaaaatataattttgtcTCTTATTTTTGAATCTTGCTGCTATACATAAAAAAGCCTCGCTaaattaatgatgataaagGTCTTGTTGTAGTTATGTACTAAAGATGACATTGGCAATTTCTtatgaaaaacaattatatcCTAAAACAGACTCATTGCTTATTCTTAAATTAATATTTACCTGCATTTTTAATACCTAGAAATATAAAAGGAATGTTATATCTGAAACCACGACTTTTTCAACGTATTTTAAGCTTTAATTTATAAGcttaactttaaaaaaaaaacactcatgTAAAACTAATAAAAGCGTTATTTTGTCGAGAAAATTCAAACCATAGACCCTGAATTCAGGATGGTGGAGGAACAAGTACCTTTTAAAGATGTTTGCAATGATCAGCTGTGTTTTCAGTTTGATGTCAAACGAAAGTAATGAAACTGTCGCCTCGTTCTTACCCATAAAATACTCCACTTTGTTTCCCATCATTGTCGAAGATTTGGTCGGACAATTCCATCTAAGATGCTTTGCTACAACTGTCTCCTCCTTTGTTGGTTCATTCTCTTCTCCATCGGTCTAAAATGTCATGATTCACGAAACGAAAAGAAGGAAAATTGACCTTTCAAGTAACAAAGAGGACAAAAATATGTGGAGACTTCTCAAAATTTGAGACACGTGAGAGCAAAATAGCGACAAAACATTGGTAAATTAACAATtgatttcaaatatttttgtaaaataattacCTCCCAGCTTTCCTTCTTCTTTCTCCGCCGTTTAACTTCAGTCATTTTGccaaaaattgttatttttgaagGATTTCCTATAGACTTCTTCACTGGACAAGTCACTGTACTTTTATTTCACGATGTTTGGCTACGTCATAACTTTTACAGCCGAAGTCCTTCCGACGAAATCCCGAACACCCGAATATGGCGATGCAGACGAAATGCACgaatcacacaaaaaaaaaactaccctCGCCCTCAAGGGGTGATTGGAGCCAAATAAAAATCAACTACGAGTCTTCATGTAGTAGAGCCACGCAGCATCTTTTCGATctctctttttctattcttttttttttattttatttttttttttgggggggggggggatagggGGAATGTTTGACATGACAAACTATACACTTATTTAAAGCTTATTTCAAACACAGCGCTTTTTGCAAACTTCagaatttgaataaaaaaatcaagccGAAACATCGAACGGTGAGTAAGAAACAAGAACAACTCCAATAAAAAGGgagctttttaaaatattttttgtcctTAGGGGGAGCTAATTCAAAGCAAGGACGGTTACTAGAAGCTGGGTGCTAGAGAACAAGCATTTCAGAATTGTTAAATGGTTTTCCAACCACCCCTTTGCCACATAGACACACACTTTCAGTGTGTATAGTAGTCTGTGAATATGGGCCTGCTATATGCCTTTCAAAAATAACACTTAAATGTGGTTTCCCCTTCTACCTTTCATAATCTGTCATAATTTATTGAGCAATTTATCAGTTTTGATTTAGCATGTTTATTTTAAACTGATTACCAAATATCAGGAGCATTACATTTTTTCCCTGACCAACCATCAAAGCAAAGACACTCTACAAACTTCCAAGAATTCTTCAAGCTGTTTATCTGTATACTTTCACTCCATGGGGGATCCATCTCAAACCGGCACCTCCCATGGAAAGAACAGTATTGCATACTGCAGTCCTGAGCAATATCTGACAACGTCTTGATTAGTGGGCCAACAAATCCTTCTATGTAATTATACAATTCTGTACAAAACTCTGCATTTTCCATATCACTGCTAGCACCCCATATGATCACTCCAGCAGTTCCAAGCTTTGCTGCTTGTACTATCGTAGAATACATATCTGCCTggaaaaaacaaatacacaaaagTGTGAGAAAGACAAAACTGGGGCCCGCTTCTCGAAACACCTGAGGATTCTCTGGTccgaaaacgttttattccttaaatttgaaaagctggctaattctttaaaatttatggtatctaaatgtgttggaatatcgtcaaacattgtattttaccacaaagattcatgtgaaggataatcctttttttttttgttttatagattttgatctttcccgaACTTCTAGGGCCCGAAATTCACATGGCTAAAATATTGAGAAAGTTCTAAGGACCTCTTagtcacccgagacttttcgggtaactttttggcttcagcaaaacttcgaaaaaAGCCCTATTGAGCGAAATCATTTGAAATACGAACCAAGAGGAAGTTTAAACTGTTTCTAAACATGAAATCGGTTCTCCAGAAGGAAAACATGCAaaattttgagcaaaaatgcgaaataaagttttcgggccGAGAATTCTTCGGTGTTTCAAGAAACGGGCGCCAGGACTGAGAATGAGAATGTGGCAATTAACACAAAAAGTCTTAACAAAGATGAAAAGTTGGCAAAGGCAACTACAAGTTTTGGTATAACCATACCATTACTCAAGAACACAACCTCTTGTGTGTTTTGCatgattataaaaaatatgaaaacaataagGATTTATAACGGGATTGTGGGTACTGCCACGGTTTACTGTCCACAGATGCTTTATagccataaaaaaaattaatcttTTAAGTCCTTTTCCAACAAATcgccattacataccttgttgAGGAAAATCTGTGTTTGAGCATAAACAATCCGAACATAGGGGAACACAGGTAGATTGCTTCCATGCTCATCAACGGCAAGGCGAAATGCTTCAAGGATGCTGTATTTTGCAAATGTTGAGCTTCTGTTTCTGGGTAAAGATGGAGATAAGTAGATAGATGGGAATATAATTGAGCTTGACTCAAACATCCAGGAGAGCTGATCATTTTCAGCTTTTACAACACCACTGCAGTCAGAAGGTCCTTTGCCGTTGTAACAGCGCGGAAAGCCATAGTAGCCCCAAAGAGCTTTATGCCTTGTTTTTTTAGCAAGTTGCAGTGTTTGCAGCATATAGTCTTTAGCTGTATCTTCAAACTGTTTCCTTGCTTCAGTTTCAATTGCTTTAGATGACCAGTCAGGATGCTGTTGTTTCACCAGAGCCTCAGAGGCCTCCCTGTTGATGACAGATCACAGTTATACCCCGTTAATAATAATACCTTTTGCAACCAAAAAAGCTGTTCTCATCAATTGAGTGGGTTTAAATTTACAGAGAATATGTGGATGGCTTTCTTTAATGTTAATTATATCAAAACTTTCCTTAATAACTTTTTGTACTGTACTTATCAAGTGGGTGTCTTAAAAAGTGGAGTTACAATGTATTGAAGCCAGGCTAGTGTAGCAGATAAGGGACCATGGATCATTAAAAAAAGTGATCAATATTTAAAGTGGATTACAAGCAAGAAATGTTTACTTATGGCAAGTAGAATTATTGAATTACTTGTAATTCTATGACTGTTTGATCTAAAGTTTATAAGGAATTTCATTTGTCATGTTTAGTAATAAAAAGATGTTTAATCATAAaacatatataaaaaaaacttacttgTATATTGTTTTACTGTCCCAGTTTCTATCAAACACTGGTCTCCAGGCCTCCCAATCAATCACTCCAATTCCCTGGAAGTCTGGATCTGGGACAACTTTCAAGAGGTCATCCAACGCCTTGTCCAAGTGGGCAGAGAGGTTTCCCAACTGTAAAGCAATACTACTTTAGCAGCGTGAAACAGGGCTTGAAAGTACTGGATGTTTTCTTGTcacaaaacttttttttacaccTGTTAATTAGCCAACATCTTGGGAGTGGACCTATACAACCTCTTGTGGTATGTGAGATAACAAACTCAGGCCCTTAGgctagggggggaggggaatatTGAACCAACacaacacccccccccccctcctggaTTTTAATAAGTATGTAATAACAAAAACTCAAAGTGCGGGTTATGAGAATGCCCTAAAGTTGAAACGCTgctttttattgattttcctGTAAATATTTGCTACAACGACCTCACCTGAGGAATTCCTCCATTGATTTTATCCCCTTTATCATTAATATACGGCCATAATCCAATATTGCTGTAAAGCAATACAATCGACTCGCCGTAAAAAGTCTGACCCCTGTTCGTGACAATATCAAACGAACTCAAGTTGATGTTGATCCCCCATCTCGACTCACAGGCTGAAGTCGGAGCGTTCCATACTGAAATGAATGTTCTATTCGGCAGCGCTGGCCCTAGAAACTCATAAAAGCTGCAGGGCGAGCAATAAATGGCAAAAAGCAGCACTGATAAATGTATGTGAATAGTTTTCAAACCTCCTACTTCCGCCATTTTGCTGCATACGAACGAGGCTGGTGGTCAGCGGTCTCGTTAAACAGAAGGCCACAGGAAGACCGATCATTTGGGACTAGGCCAGAAAAACTACTCTTGCATCCAGCTTCTTGAACTTCTGCTCCAGGCGCGAGGCACGCGGCTTagaatacaagatggcgcccgatcacgaGCGAGCGGAGAGGGTTTTTCCGCaataataacaccgagtaccgcctgcaagcaggctaggcGCAAGGCGAGATAGGAGCTGCGTATCACCCATCCCTTTTCTTCCCCCATTTGTTACGCACCTGTCTGCGCTGCTTATCAGTCTATAGGCTTATTTACGAGAGGCTGTGCTAGAGTGTGTAGAGTAGGGACGCCGAAATAACTGGGTTCACGGTGCGCGTTGTCTGTTGGGCTGATACTGAACAACAAGATGCCAAGATGTCGCGCAATAGTCAAAACAATCAGTCTTGGATATATTAACTGCTTTATTGAGCTTTGTATCTCATAAAAATCAGGGCCTTATAAAAATGTGCGTTTACCGATGAAAAACCCCCTAAAAGGCCACATAACTCACAGATACAGTAACCATGCAAATATCCTTTTAGGTTTTGatgttgcaatttttttcctttttattatatatacatTCTCGTCATCTGATCACTTTTTATTGTTGAGACGGCCCATATCGCTCAAAATGAATTGAATGATTAGTTTCCAAGTTATAAATAGTAGGCCATTAACAACAATTTGCCACTAATGCTAGCTCAGTGTTTCCCCTTTTAAGGTCTACCGAGAGGAGTGGCTTTTAAATTCTTATATTTACACATatcctttaaaaatcaaaaagtGGAAAAGGCGAGAACCCCTGGAATGTATTTATTGATTCAAAAAGCTAACTAACCAAAGCTTGAGGCGCCTTCACTTGCTTTATATTTATGGATTTATTGGGTGATGCGCTGAAAACCAAGGATTTCCAAATGACATACCCGCTTCATTGTTTCTTCATAACACTCACCCCAACCCTGTCCCGACGTCGTCGCTCCACGAATGTTGTTTGAaccaggggccggttcctaaaaagaaggttagcgctaacccaaggataaatacggctatcttgacatttgatcggataaaaagggcattcattcatgggttagcgttaacctgctttctagaaACCCGGCCCAGGAGGCTAGTGCTCAAACCTATTTGTGTAGCCTATTCTTAATGGAGTCACACTGACGTATCTGGTATGATCATTTCGTTTTTAAATTCACTTTTCTCGATGGCTTTGTGATATGATTTTCCTCTCGTGAGCGCTTGCTTTCTGTCGTTCTTATCGTCGGCAGTGTTGTTGGCATGGGGCCTGGTTACGCTTGCGATGGACGTGTCCTTGTCAGTTGATAAATCACCAACAAACATCTCGGTATCCTGAAAACCAAAAATCTTCACAAGTAAGAATTACTTTTATCAATAATATATGGCGGCGTTGCTTTTGCAATCTTTCTTTCCGAGATAAAAGACAGCCCATCGCATGCAAGCAGACTGTCTGTCCGGCATATTCTATTTGACCGTCTTTATTCTGTTCGTCTGTCCCTATTTGTCCATCGTGTCCGTTTATTAGTTCAACTGTCTATTGTTCTCCTTACCTGGTCTGTGTTTGGTAGAGAGGACTCAATTATCCCAGTGATTGATAAAATGCACAGCAGCGCACAATTGGTCAAGAGAATGATCAGAAGGATCGAGACGTTGTCAAAAGGACAA contains:
- the LOC5520080 gene encoding translocation protein SEC62 isoform X3, which codes for MTEVKRRRKKKESWETDGEENEPTKEETVVAKHLRWNCPTKSSTMMGNKVEYFMGCKAVDCLLDSNWASGKGKTDIIFTTRESCALYLDRLLTKGLFSRVLRIKKKKVDKDKEKAKEKSDGEGKKKKEKKEKSEKTEDTKKDSESKTEEGKKKRKVKVKLELHEEQIFFDADDEAYVWIYDPVHPKTFAMGIVVVIATIAICMFPLWPTNVREYVWYISVIAAAGIGMILVLAVLRYIIFGILWLISGGRHKFWLLPNLTEECGFLESFVPLYTYEYVAKETSQGETKGGGEGEPGGTGEDQTNTKGDESSEEKESERDSWVKVTDEDVENAKSEMKEDTVKLQDKAAAIDNGPKTDSE
- the LOC5520080 gene encoding translocation protein SEC62 isoform X1, which gives rise to MTEVKRRRKKKESWETDGEENEPTKEETVVAKHLRWNCPTKSSTMMGNKVEYFMGCKAVDCLLDSNWASGKGKTDIIFTTRESCALYLDRLLTKGLFSRVLRIKKKKVDKDKEKAKEKSDGEGKKKKEKKEKSEKTEDTKKFIQSKVDLLVEGMDLRSLGFLKDSESKTEEGKKKRKVKVKLELHEEQIFFDADDEAYVWIYDPVHPKTFAMGIVVVIATIAICMFPLWPTNVREYVWYISVIAAAGIGMILVLAVLRYIIFGILWLISGGRHKFWLLPNLTEECGFLESFVPLYTYEYVAKETSQGETKGGGEGEPGGTGEDQTNTKGDESSEEKESERDSWVKVTDEDVENAKSEMKEDTVKLQDKAAAIDNGPKTDSE
- the LOC5520080 gene encoding translocation protein SEC62 isoform X2, encoding MTEVKRRRKKKESWETDGEENEPTKEETVVAKHLRWNCPTKSSTMMGNKVEYFMGCKAVDCLLDSNWASGKGKTDIIFTTRESCALYLDRLLTKGLFSRVLRIKKKKVDKDKEKAKEKSDGEGKKKKEKKEKSEKTEDTKKDDAQDVVEETKKDSESKTEEGKKKRKVKVKLELHEEQIFFDADDEAYVWIYDPVHPKTFAMGIVVVIATIAICMFPLWPTNVREYVWYISVIAAAGIGMILVLAVLRYIIFGILWLISGGRHKFWLLPNLTEECGFLESFVPLYTYEYVAKETSQGETKGGGEGEPGGTGEDQTNTKGDESSEEKESERDSWVKVTDEDVENAKSEMKEDTVKLQDKAAAIDNGPKTDSE
- the LOC5520016 gene encoding hyaluronidase-1, with amino-acid sequence MAEVGGLKTIHIHLSVLLFAIYCSPCSFYEFLGPALPNRTFISVWNAPTSACESRWGININLSSFDIVTNRGQTFYGESIVLLYSNIGLWPYINDKGDKINGGIPQLGNLSAHLDKALDDLLKVVPDPDFQGIGVIDWEAWRPVFDRNWDSKTIYKEASEALVKQQHPDWSSKAIETEARKQFEDTAKDYMLQTLQLAKKTRHKALWGYYGFPRCYNGKGPSDCSGVVKAENDQLSWMFESSSIIFPSIYLSPSLPRNRSSTFAKYSILEAFRLAVDEHGSNLPVFPYVRIVYAQTQIFLNKADMYSTIVQAAKLGTAGVIIWGASSDMENAEFCTELYNYIEGFVGPLIKTLSDIAQDCSMQYCSFHGRCRFEMDPPWSESIQINSLKNSWKFVECLCFDGWSGKKCNAPDIW